A genome region from Choloepus didactylus isolate mChoDid1 chromosome 14, mChoDid1.pri, whole genome shotgun sequence includes the following:
- the LOC119509459 gene encoding 52 kDa repressor of the inhibitor of the protein kinase-like yields MPNFCAAPNCTRKSTQSDLAFFRFPRDPARCQKWVENCRRADLEDKTPDQLNKHYRLCAKHFETSMICRTSPYRTVLRDNAIPTIFDLTSHLNNPHSRHRKRIKELSEDEIRTLKQKKIDETSEQEQKHKETNNSSAQNPNIEEGGEEQDEDILPLTLEEKENKEYLKSLFEILILMGKQNIPLDGHEADELPEGLFTPDNFQALLECRINSGEEVLRKRFETTAVNTLFCSKTQQKQMLEICESCIREETLREVRDSHFFSIITDDVVDIAGEEHLPVLVRFVDESHNLREEFVGFLPYEADAEILAVKFHTTITEKWGLNMEYCRGQAYIVSSGFSSKMKVVASRLLEKYPQAIYTLCSSCALNMWLAKSVPVTGVSVALGTIEEVSAFFHRSPQLLLELDRVISVLFQSNEERGNELKEICHSQWTGRHDAFEILVELLQALVLCLDGINSDTNIRWNNCIAGRAFVLCSAVTDFDFIVTIVVLKNVLSFTRAFGKNLQGQTSDVFFAASSLTAVLHSLNEVMENIEVYHEFWFEEATNLATKLDIHMKLPGKFRRAQQGNLESQLTSESYYKETLSVPTVEHIIQELKDIFSEQHLKALKCLSLVPSVMGQLKFNTSEEHHADMYRSDLPNPDTLSAELHCWRIKWKHRGKDIELPSTIYEALHLPDIKFFPNVYALLKVLCILPVMKVENERYENGRKRLKAYLRNTLTDQRSSNLALLNINFDIKHDLDLMVDTYIKLYTTKSELPTGNSETIENT; encoded by the exons ATGCCGAACTTCTGCGCTGCCCCCAACTGCACGCGGAAGAGCACGCAGTCCGACCTGGCCTTCTTCAGGTTTCCGCGGGACCCGGCCAGATGCCAGAAGTGGGTGGAGAATTGTAGGAGAGCAGACTTAGAAGATAAAACACCTGATCAGCTAAATAAACATTATCGgttatgtgccaaacactttgaGACCTCTATGATCTGTAGAACT AGTCCTTATAGGACAGTTCTTCGAGATAATGCTATACCAACAATATTTGATCTTACCAGTCATTTGAACAATCCACATAGTAGACACAGAAAACGAATAAAAGAATTGAGTGAAGATGAAATCAGGacattgaaacagaaaaaaattgatgaaacttctgaacaggaacaaaaacataaagaaacaaacaacagcagtgCTCAGAACCCAAATATAGAAGAAGGGGGTGAAGAACAGGATGAAGATATTTTACCTTTAAcccttgaagaaaaggaaaacaaagaatacctaaaatctttatttgaaattttgattcttatgggaaaacaaaacatacctttGGATGGGCATGAGGCTGATGAACTCCCAGAAGGTCTCTTTACGCCTGATAACTTTCAAGCATTGCTGGAGTGCCGAATAAATTCTGGTGAAGAGGTTCTGAGAAAGCGCTTTGAGACAACAGCAGTTAACACGTTGTTCTGTTCGAAAACACAGCAGAAACAGATGCTAGAGATATGTGAGAGCTGCATTCGGGAGGAAACTCTCAGGGAAGTGAGAGACTCACACTTCTTTTCCATTATCACTGATGATGTGGTGGACATAGCAGGGGAAGAGCACCTGCCAGTGTTGGTGAGGTTTGTGGATGAATCACATAACCTGAGAGAGGAATTTGTGGGCTTCCTGCCTTATGAAGCTGATGCAGAAATTTTGGCTGTGAAATTTCACACTACAATAACTGAGAAGTGGGGGCTGAACATGGAGTACTGTCGTGGACAGGCTTACATTGTGTCCAGTGGATTTTCTTCCAAGATGAAAGTTGTTGCTTCGAGACTTCTAGAGAAATATCCCCAAGCTATCTATACACTCTGCTCTTCCTGTGCCTTAAATATGTGGTTAGCAAAATCGGTGCCTGTTACGGGAGTATCTGTTGCATTGGGAACGATTGAGGAAGTTTCTGCTTTTTTCCATCGATCACCACAACTACTTTTAGAACTTGACCGTGTAATTTCAGTcctttttcagagtaatgaagaAAGGggtaatgaactgaaggaaatttgCCATTCTCAATGGACAGGAAGGCatgatgcttttgaaattttagtgGAACTCCTGCAAGCACTTGTTTTATGTTTAGATGGTATAAATAGTGACACAAATATTAGATGGAATAACTGCATAGCTGGCCGAGCATTTGTACTCTGTAGTGCAGTAACagattttgatttcattgttaCCATTGTTGTTCTTAAGAATGTCCTATCTTTTACAAGAGCCTTTGGGAAAAATCTCCAGGGGCAAACCTCTGATGTCTTCTTTGCAGCCAGCAGCTTGACTGCAGTGCTACATTCACTAAATGAAGTGATGGAAAACATTGAAGTTTATCATGAATTTTGGTTTGAGGAAGCCACAAATTTGGCAACCAAACTTGATATTCACATGAAACTCCCTGGCAAATTCCGCAGAGCTCAGCAAGGTAACCTGGAGTCTCAGTTAACCTCTGAGAGTTACTATAAAGAAACCCTAAGTGTTCCAACAGTGGAGCACATTATTCAGGAACTTAAAGATATATTCTCAGAACAGCACCTCAAAGCTCTTAAATGCTTATCTCTGgtaccctctgtcatgggacagcTCAAATTCAATACGTCGGAGGAACACCATGCTGACATGTACAGAAGTGACTTACCCAATCCTGACACACTCTCAGCCGAGCTTCATTGTTGGAGAATCAAGTGGAAACACAGAGGGAAAGATATAGAGCTTCCATCCACCATTTATGAAGCCCTCCATCTGCCTGACATCaagttttttcctaatgtttatgCTTTGTTGAAGGTCTTATGCATTCTTCCTGTGATGAAGGTTGAGAATGAACGCTATGAAAATGGACGAAAGCGTCTCAAAGCATACCTGAGGAACACTTTGACAGACCAAAGGTCAAGTAACTTGGCTTTGCttaacataaattttgatataaaacatGATCTGGATTTGATGGTGGACACATATATCAAACTCTATACAACTAAGTCAGAGCTTCCCACAGGTAATTCAGAAACCATTGAAAATACTTGA